The nucleotide sequence CAGTGCGGCGACCTCCTTGGTGCCTGCGCCGGAGGCGACCTTGCGGGCGACGAGCAGCTCCCGTGCGGTCAGCGCCACGAACGGATCCGCGTCATCGGCCAGGGTCGGCGCACCGATGGCATCCAGTTCACGGGCGGCGCGGGCGGCGAACCCACGCGCGCCGATGGTGGAGAGCAGATGGTGCGCGGCACGCAGCTCCGCCCGTGCCTCCGTGCGGCGGCTGACCCGTCGCAGCCACTCTCCGTAGAGTAGGCGGGCACGCGCGTAGTGGACCCGCATCGTGCTTCCGGCGAACCGGCTGATTGCCGCACGGTAGTGGTCCTGCGCGCCGAGCCCCGGGTCGAGCAGCGCACGCGTCAACAGATGCGCGCCCGTCGTCCACGCGTTCGGGTTGACCCGCGCTACGTTCTCGATCCATTCGGCCGATTCCTTGGCCTCTTCGGGACGTCCGACGTACGCGGCGGATTCGACCAGCTCGTGGTGGAAGGCGGTGACGGCGTACGAGCCACGTCGGTGCTGGTCCTGCACGAGCAGCAACGCGTCGAGCGCGGCCTCGTGGTCGCCGCTCCCGTTGCACAGGACGCCGTTCGCGTAATGTAACGCGGTGAAGTTCACCCCGACCCAGCCGTCCATTTTCTTCCGGATATCGCGAAACCGGTCGACGTCTCCGCTCCAGGCGGCGAGCATCAGGTCGGACCCGACGAGATTGGACGTCCCCGCGGCCTCGTCGACCGCGCGCGCCTCGGTGATGCAGACGTGCGCGTCGGCGAAGCGGCCCACGATTGTCCGGGCGACCGCCTGGAAGCGCAGCGCATGAGGGAGTATCGCGTAGGCGCCCTGCGCCCGGGCGAGATCCACCTGACGATCGACGATTTCCTCCATGGCGCCGCTGTCGCCGAGGTCGATACTCAACACACAGGCGCGTTCCATCCACCACGGATCCGCGTCGGGCATGCGGGCGTAGCTCCGAAAGGCGTCGACCGTGTGGCGCATCATGGGCATCGCCCTGTCCACTGGACTGAGGTTCTGCTCGACCAATGCCCGCAGCAGCAGATCGACCGGACGTGGCGGTTGACGCTGGGGTACCCGGTCCCGGATGTGCAGGGCGAGCCGCCGTAACCGTCCGGGCTCGTCGACGCTGAACATGAGCGACGCGAAGGCTTCCAGGTAGGTCTCGCGGACTTGATCGGGCTCCATGCCGTCGGCCGCGTCGATGAGCGCGATCGTCGCCGGGATGCTGCGCGCCACGTGATAGTCGATGGTCGCGCGCAGCAGTCGCGCAGCGCAGCGGTCGGCCGGGGCAAGTTGGAGACGCTCGGCCTCGTACACCAATTCCCGGGCGGTAGAGGGTGCCCCCGAACTCAACCGTGCGCGGGCCGCGGACAACAACCGGCGTGCCTGCCGCGACCGGTCCGGTGTCAGTCGGGCCGCGCGCTCGAGAAACGCGGCCACGGCCGCGAATCCACCCCGGCGTTGTGCCCGTCCGGCCGAACGTTCCAGTTCTGCTGCGGTCTCCTCGTCCGGGCCGGTGATCGCGTTCGCCCGGTGCCAGGCGCGGCGGTCGGGATCGACGTCGGCGTCCGTAGCGGCGGCACACGTCGCGTGTGCCTGCCGTCGCGCCCCGGCACCAATCGACCGGTACACCGCGGATCGCGCCAACGGATGCCGGAAGTGCACCCGGGACTCGATCACCAACAGGCCGCTGTCCTCGGCCGCGGCCAGATCCGCGGCGCTCAACCCCTGGATCGCCATGGCACGCCGCAGCAGGACGAGGTCGCCGGTCGGCTCCGCTGCGGCAAGCGCCAGAACCGAACGCGCGGGTGCCGGCAGCCGCAGGAACCGCCCCACGAACCGGTGCTCCACAGCGCCGTGCCCGGCGTCGCCGGGAAGTCCGAACGGTCCGGCGTCGCCGGCGAACTCCACCAGGGCGAGTGGGTTGCCGGCCGCTTCGGCGAGGATCCGTTGGAGGATCGGCACCTCGTGGCCGAACGGTGCCCGAGAGCGCAGCAGGGTGAGCGCCTCCGAGTCGGTGAGCCCGGGAAGAGTGAGGGCGGGTAGCCGACCGAGGTCGGCCACCGAGGCGGCGTCGCGGGCGGCCAGCACCATGGCGATCCGCTCCGCCGCCACGCGTGCCGCGACGAAAGCCAGTACCTGCCGCGATCCGGCGTCGATCCACTGCACGTCGTCGACTATGCAGAACACCGGCCTGTTTCGGCCTACGGCACTCAGCAGGCCCAGGACGGACAGGCCGACAAGCATCGGGTTCGGCGTGACCCCGGCGTGGAGCCCGAACACCGTGTCGAGCGCGCGCCGCTGCGGTGCGGGCAGCCCGGCGCGCTGGTCGAGCACGGGCGCGCACAACTGGTGCAGGGCCGAGTAGGGCAGCTCGCTCTCGAACTCGATACCGCCGGCGCGTAGCACCTGCCATCCATCGAGCAGCGAAGCGGCCTCGTCGACGAGCGCAGATTTGCCGATCCCCGCGTCACCGAGCACGAGCATCGCGCCGCCACGGCCTTGCGCCGCGGCTGCCGTCACCGAAGCTATCTTGCTCAGCTCGGTCTCCCGAGCGACAAAACGCCCCGACCTGATATCAGCCATCAGCTCTTGCTCGTTGCCGGACGAGCGGTTGTCGGGGGCCGGTGAGCATCACGCGGATCGGGGTCTCGTGCCGGTCGTGTGCCGGCTGTTCGGTTCGGTGACCGAGGTCGAGCAGATGGCGGGTGACAGGGAGGACTCCCTTCCAGTGTTCGACCCTCCGATGACATCCATGGCAGTTCACCGATCAGGTCGATCGACGGCATGGCGCTGATGGCAAGTTGGTTGCCCGCTGTGTCAGGCGTTCGCGAGGAACAGCGTGATGACAGCGATCGGCCGGTGCCGCGGCAGCGGCTCCGCCCAGGGCAGTCTACTGGTCACCTGTCTGCGGACTTCTGTGCAGCCAACCGGGCAGTCGCGAGCGGCGCTGGCCTCTCCGGCGTCGCCGCGACCGGCGACGGGTTCTGAAGTGGAGGCCGGCCGTCGACCCTCCCGTCGTGCGGGCCCGGGCGTCGACGCTCCTGTCAGGGCAACTCGAACAGTTCCAGCTGGATGCCGTCGGGATCGCGCAGATAGAGGATTTTCGTTCCGGCCAGCGCCCCGGCTTCGACGCCGTCGCCGTCCTGGAGCACGACCGGATCCGCGTTGACGTGCACGCCGAGCTTCACCAGGTCGCGGTGCGCAGCGTCGAGGTCATCGACCTCGAAACACAGGTGCATGACCCCGACGTCGCAGTTGCGCCCGGTGAAGGGCCTCGGCGGCGGGCTGTCGTACTGGATGAGTTCCAGGAGGACGTTGTCACCGGCCAGTGCGAACGATGCCCGCATGGACGCGTTCTCGACCTCGACGACGGCCCCGATCGCCGGGTTGGTGGCCGAGATCGTCACGCCGTTCGGCGCGATGCCGAGGACGTCCTCGTACCACCGCACCGACCGCGCCAGATCGCTGACCGGCACTCCGATGTGGTTCATCCTGGTCACTCTGCTCATGATCCCCATCCTGACGGGCGGGGTCGCACGGTGAAAGGCACGGATCTTCCGCGTACCGCTGGTACTACCCAGCTCCGACGACCGATGGCGGATCATGTGCTTATGAGTGACCTCGGAGCTGCGCTGCGGGCCTGGCGGGATCGTACCGACCCGGCCACGGTCGGTCTCACGAACGCGTCCCCTCGCCGTGTGGTCGGGCTCCGGCGCAGCGAACTGGCGACACTGGCCGGCATCTCCCCCGAATACGTGGCACGCCTCGA is from Micromonospora sp. WMMD1102 and encodes:
- a CDS encoding LuxR family transcriptional regulator, giving the protein MADIRSGRFVARETELSKIASVTAAAAQGRGGAMLVLGDAGIGKSALVDEAASLLDGWQVLRAGGIEFESELPYSALHQLCAPVLDQRAGLPAPQRRALDTVFGLHAGVTPNPMLVGLSVLGLLSAVGRNRPVFCIVDDVQWIDAGSRQVLAFVAARVAAERIAMVLAARDAASVADLGRLPALTLPGLTDSEALTLLRSRAPFGHEVPILQRILAEAAGNPLALVEFAGDAGPFGLPGDAGHGAVEHRFVGRFLRLPAPARSVLALAAAEPTGDLVLLRRAMAIQGLSAADLAAAEDSGLLVIESRVHFRHPLARSAVYRSIGAGARRQAHATCAAATDADVDPDRRAWHRANAITGPDEETAAELERSAGRAQRRGGFAAVAAFLERAARLTPDRSRQARRLLSAARARLSSGAPSTARELVYEAERLQLAPADRCAARLLRATIDYHVARSIPATIALIDAADGMEPDQVRETYLEAFASLMFSVDEPGRLRRLALHIRDRVPQRQPPRPVDLLLRALVEQNLSPVDRAMPMMRHTVDAFRSYARMPDADPWWMERACVLSIDLGDSGAMEEIVDRQVDLARAQGAYAILPHALRFQAVARTIVGRFADAHVCITEARAVDEAAGTSNLVGSDLMLAAWSGDVDRFRDIRKKMDGWVGVNFTALHYANGVLCNGSGDHEAALDALLLVQDQHRRGSYAVTAFHHELVESAAYVGRPEEAKESAEWIENVARVNPNAWTTGAHLLTRALLDPGLGAQDHYRAAISRFAGSTMRVHYARARLLYGEWLRRVSRRTEARAELRAAHHLLSTIGARGFAARAARELDAIGAPTLADDADPFVALTARELLVARKVASGAGTKEVAALLFVSPRTIDAHLRNLYRKLGITSRRQLRELFR
- a CDS encoding VOC family protein, whose product is MSRVTRMNHIGVPVSDLARSVRWYEDVLGIAPNGVTISATNPAIGAVVEVENASMRASFALAGDNVLLELIQYDSPPPRPFTGRNCDVGVMHLCFEVDDLDAAHRDLVKLGVHVNADPVVLQDGDGVEAGALAGTKILYLRDPDGIQLELFELP